The Pedosphaera parvula Ellin514 genome includes the window CCGTATTCTCAAGAGAAATGGTATTCACAATTTTATCGAGCTGGATTGGTGGCAATCTCATCATTTTGGCAGTGCGGCCAGAATTATTTCCACACCAACCCAACATTTTTCCAGTCGCACAGCTTTCGATCGCAACCGCGCGCTGTGGAGCGGATTTGCCATACAAAACCACAACATGACCGTCCATTTCGCCGGTGACAGTGGTTACGAGCGGCACTTCAAGGAGATCGCGGAAAGGCTCGGAAAAATCGATGTGGCACTGCTCCCCATCGGAGCTTATGAACCGCGCTGGTTCATGCAAAGTGTCCATATGAATCCTGATGAGGCCGTCCAGGCTCATCTTGATTTAGGTGCGCGACAAAGTATCGGCATGCACTTCGGAACCTTTCAACTCACGGATGAAGGCATTGACGAACCTTTGGTAGCTTTGAGAAGTGCATTGAAATCGAAAGCTGTTGATGCCGAAAAATTCAGAACCCTGGATTTTGGCGAAACTATTCTGCTTTCCCCGGCAAGCTAGGGAAACCTGTTAACCGGGCTCAGAAGCCTATTCTTTCAATTCCAAGCTTCCAGCCTGCATCAGTGAAGAACAAACAGGATTTTTACGGGCACCAATTTGCGCGTGGATTATTTTTGAACAGAGCCATTGATCTGTTCGAGTTCGCCAAATGCCCCCTTTTCACCAAACGCAACAAAGCGAACTTTTAAATCATGTAATCCATCCATGCGAATCGTTCCACCATTCTGGCCACTTAAACGTGAAACACCTGCGATGTTCGAATCTCCTTTTGCTTTGGGATGAATGGTGCCCACCAAGCGACCGCCATCCATGTGGCGCAATCCGTTTGGAATCCGGAACAGCACCCAGTTCCATTTCTTGTTCACGAGTTCCTTCGTCACCGTTCCCCCATCGACCGCGATCGGTTCAGGGAGGGTGCCGGTCAGGAAATTAAAATAACGGGGCTTGCCATGCTCATCCACCAAGGCTTCATCTCCATACACCTGCATCAATATATCAATGGTGTGCTGACTGGCCCAAAGCTGGTACGAGTCATCGGCGGTGTTGAATTTG containing:
- a CDS encoding MBL fold metallo-hydrolase, translating into MNSDHFDGKKFFNPRVSGDKTLGDLFRWMTSGQRKKWPLHIENTFQPRLPASLAPDESALTFINHSTFLIQFSGLNILTDPIFSERASPVRWAGPKRVRAPGINFLALPQIHLVLVSHNHYDHMDVLTLRKLAKTFNPMFITPLGNGRILKRNGIHNFIELDWWQSHHFGSAARIISTPTQHFSSRTAFDRNRALWSGFAIQNHNMTVHFAGDSGYERHFKEIAERLGKIDVALLPIGAYEPRWFMQSVHMNPDEAVQAHLDLGARQSIGMHFGTFQLTDEGIDEPLVALRSALKSKAVDAEKFRTLDFGETILLSPAS